The Candidatus Obscuribacter sp. genome has a segment encoding these proteins:
- a CDS encoding HAD-IA family hydrolase, whose protein sequence is MSTSQTKPDTITFNCRAILSDLDGTLIDSEHCVDYAWQVWAESRNLDVEYIMANAHGRRTVDSVRLLTPHLDLDTEVAYLEELEVSCTRDMIPIPGTRKLFDLLIEADLHKHLAIVTSGSRKLATHRLTHVGFTIPRVFVTADDITQGKPHPEGYISAARALGLEPNQCVALEDSPAGIHAAKQAGATVIAIGFKAGDRDISEADCVIHDLTQIDARFMDDGITLIVTPNKK, encoded by the coding sequence ATGAGCACAAGTCAAACAAAACCAGACACCATCACATTTAACTGCCGGGCAATTTTAAGCGATCTGGACGGCACTTTGATAGACAGTGAGCATTGTGTCGACTATGCCTGGCAAGTCTGGGCCGAGTCGCGCAATCTCGATGTCGAATACATCATGGCTAATGCCCACGGTCGCCGCACAGTTGATAGCGTCCGACTGCTTACACCTCACCTGGATCTGGACACAGAAGTCGCCTATCTCGAAGAACTAGAAGTAAGCTGCACCCGCGACATGATCCCAATACCGGGCACGCGCAAACTCTTCGATTTGCTGATAGAAGCTGATCTACACAAACATCTAGCGATTGTCACATCTGGCAGTCGCAAACTGGCTACTCACAGACTGACTCACGTGGGCTTTACCATTCCACGCGTTTTTGTCACCGCCGATGATATCACACAGGGCAAACCTCACCCCGAGGGCTATATCTCAGCAGCTCGTGCTCTGGGCTTAGAGCCCAATCAATGCGTCGCTCTCGAAGACTCTCCGGCAGGTATCCATGCGGCAAAACAAGCAGGAGCCACCGTCATTGCAATTGGCTTTAAAGCTGGCGATCGCGACATAAGCGAGGCCGATTGCGTCATCCACGATCTCACCCAGATAGACGCCAGGTTTATGGATGATGGCATCACCCTGATAGTCACACCAAACAAAAAATAG
- a CDS encoding RNA methyltransferase, which yields MAGFDNCYFVLVRPNFLGNIGSIARVMKNFGFTKLRFVKAPKDYKDSEARRMAVDAIDVLKNSELFESLEEALADIAVAIGTTSCQQRQLEPVPIRVIAPELSRLAKGNKMAIVFGDERDGLTNAELARCHHIVTVPTNPDFAALNLAQAAGICAYEIANCLEALNDGGSADVGSGSAVVGAGSGSAVVEAGSGFGSEAEIEPLSTGSTDDILFEHLGKVLHHAGFTRTYNHDRVMMELRQFYQRAHATQRETDLLRGALLKLANIAVAANGADRG from the coding sequence TTGGCTGGTTTTGATAATTGCTATTTTGTCCTGGTGCGACCTAATTTTTTAGGCAATATAGGCTCTATTGCCAGAGTGATGAAAAATTTTGGTTTTACAAAATTGCGTTTTGTAAAAGCACCAAAAGACTACAAAGACTCAGAAGCCAGGCGTATGGCTGTGGATGCTATAGATGTTTTGAAAAATAGTGAATTGTTTGAAAGCCTTGAAGAGGCTCTTGCTGATATTGCAGTTGCTATTGGCACCACATCTTGTCAGCAAAGACAGCTGGAGCCTGTGCCGATACGAGTGATCGCACCTGAGCTGAGTCGTCTGGCTAAGGGCAATAAAATGGCGATTGTGTTTGGTGATGAGCGCGATGGTTTGACCAATGCTGAGCTGGCGCGCTGTCATCATATTGTTACTGTGCCTACCAATCCTGATTTTGCTGCACTCAATCTGGCTCAAGCTGCTGGTATCTGTGCTTATGAAATAGCCAATTGTCTGGAAGCGCTGAATGACGGTGGAAGTGCTGATGTTGGATCTGGAAGTGCTGTTGTTGGGGCTGGGTCTGGGAGTGCAGTTGTTGAGGCTGGGTCTGGGTTTGGGTCTGAGGCTGAGATTGAGCCGCTGTCTACTGGTAGTACCGATGATATTTTGTTTGAACACCTGGGTAAGGTCCTGCACCATGCTGGTTTTACCAGGACTTACAATCACGACAGAGTGATGATGGAGCTAAGGCAGTTTTATCAAAGAGCGCATGCTACGCAAAGAGAAACCGACCTGTTACGAGGTGCTCTACTTAAACTGGCGAATATTGCTGTTGCCGCTAACGGTGCCGACCGAGGATGA
- a CDS encoding AMP-binding protein: MAKTYTSVTQRVWQLIGEKPDAIHTILPSQDRAASRARDLRKNSSATSAANRPGCIGITRAEAGHMIAEATLFLQSKGLSRGDRISILGWDTFHFLALSRAAKGLGLVLAPPHPNSTKEQNVHVLNDSQPAIIIADNQRLIDTLIDLSQFKRVRLNGQEVAADQSGLDDNLPTCTFDEVFKHCPSVQNRPVDENGVVQPLQFRDEAKAEYARLLKLFTTPGGALPYEMSDPVLIIYTSGSTGLPKGVVHTHNSQAAICEMLRGAMPFGEEHIIMHLLPWSHIFGETNGRELAEAMGCINSYAEPTNFKDMLPLIRPHLLLAVPLLWNRLKSEVENQVNGAEDIKTLLKKQGFAIFKKANSAALKLSLAKWALSIRTTSEYSKPEVNDKDGAVVRTFKRIKHNLSHATRQPGRWAARKFVCPGILAKAGLDHIVMSVSGSAAIPAETTKFFQYIGVQLREGYGSSESAGGWCVNLLDDFEMGSLGKPLPGAEIRIVPVPGMPAGTGEVEVRGDFMFAGYWRNPVKTAEVFTADGWFKMGDTVRHAANGRLWFEGRGSIKKLSTGEFYSEERVQTALEASPLLSAAVPTGEGYGCIGALMFLDPGAAKRLVGLPSDGSDKWEYWINHPQILAACKDIVTAGNKALLEAPESLKWEQVRKFTLCPGELTIENGLRTNTNKPKNKEVRKLFADKVTKMYG, translated from the coding sequence ATGGCAAAGACTTACACCTCTGTGACCCAACGGGTCTGGCAGCTCATTGGCGAGAAGCCGGACGCGATTCATACGATTTTGCCAAGCCAGGATCGTGCGGCATCTCGTGCGCGTGACCTGCGTAAGAATTCTTCTGCGACCAGCGCGGCCAATCGTCCCGGATGCATCGGCATCACGCGCGCCGAAGCCGGTCACATGATTGCCGAAGCGACTCTGTTCCTGCAAAGCAAGGGACTCTCGCGCGGCGATCGCATCTCCATCCTCGGCTGGGACACGTTCCACTTCCTCGCGTTGAGCCGTGCTGCAAAGGGTCTTGGACTCGTCCTCGCCCCGCCGCACCCCAACTCGACCAAAGAGCAGAACGTCCACGTCCTCAACGACTCGCAGCCGGCCATCATCATCGCCGACAATCAGCGTCTGATCGACACCCTCATCGACCTGTCGCAGTTCAAGCGCGTGCGCCTGAACGGTCAGGAAGTGGCTGCCGATCAAAGCGGTCTCGATGACAACCTGCCCACCTGCACCTTCGACGAAGTGTTCAAGCACTGCCCGAGCGTCCAGAACCGTCCGGTGGACGAAAACGGCGTGGTGCAGCCGCTCCAGTTCCGCGACGAAGCGAAAGCCGAATACGCGCGACTGCTCAAGCTGTTCACCACCCCGGGCGGCGCTCTGCCCTACGAGATGTCCGATCCGGTGCTGATCATCTACACCTCGGGCTCCACCGGTCTGCCCAAGGGCGTCGTGCACACGCACAATAGCCAGGCAGCCATCTGCGAGATGCTGCGCGGCGCCATGCCCTTCGGCGAAGAGCACATCATCATGCACCTTCTGCCCTGGTCGCACATCTTCGGTGAGACCAATGGTCGGGAGCTGGCAGAAGCGATGGGCTGCATCAACTCCTACGCCGAGCCGACCAACTTCAAGGACATGCTGCCCCTGATCCGGCCGCATCTGCTCCTCGCCGTGCCGCTGCTCTGGAATCGCCTCAAGAGCGAGGTCGAAAACCAGGTCAACGGTGCAGAAGATATCAAAACCTTGCTGAAGAAGCAGGGCTTCGCAATCTTCAAGAAAGCCAACTCAGCTGCCCTCAAGCTGTCCTTGGCCAAATGGGCGTTGTCCATCCGGACCACGTCCGAGTACAGCAAGCCCGAGGTGAACGACAAGGACGGTGCAGTGGTGCGCACATTCAAGCGCATCAAGCACAATCTGTCGCACGCCACCAGGCAACCTGGTCGCTGGGCTGCTCGCAAGTTCGTCTGCCCTGGCATCCTGGCCAAGGCTGGTCTCGACCACATCGTCATGAGCGTCTCGGGCAGCGCGGCGATTCCGGCAGAGACGACCAAGTTCTTCCAGTACATCGGCGTCCAGCTGCGGGAGGGCTACGGCTCATCCGAAAGCGCTGGCGGCTGGTGTGTCAACCTGCTCGATGACTTCGAGATGGGTTCGCTGGGCAAGCCGCTTCCCGGTGCCGAAATCCGCATCGTCCCTGTCCCCGGCATGCCGGCTGGCACGGGCGAAGTGGAAGTGCGCGGCGACTTCATGTTCGCTGGCTACTGGCGCAATCCCGTCAAGACCGCCGAAGTCTTCACTGCCGACGGCTGGTTCAAGATGGGCGACACCGTGAGACACGCCGCCAACGGCCGCCTCTGGTTCGAAGGTCGCGGCAGCATCAAGAAGTTGAGCACCGGTGAATTCTACTCGGAAGAGCGCGTGCAAACGGCTCTGGAAGCCTCTCCGCTGCTGTCGGCTGCTGTGCCGACGGGCGAAGGCTACGGCTGCATCGGCGCGCTGATGTTCCTCGACCCCGGCGCCGCCAAGCGTCTGGTCGGATTGCCCAGCGATGGCAGTGACAAGTGGGAGTACTGGATCAACCATCCGCAGATCCTGGCTGCCTGCAAGGACATCGTCACCGCCGGCAACAAGGCGCTGCTGGAGGCTCCGGAGTCGCTCAAGTGGGAGCAGGTGCGCAAGTTTACCCTCTGCCCGGGTGAGCTGACCATCGAAAACGGTCTGCGCACCAACACCAACAAGCCCAAGAACAAGGAAGTGCGCAAGCTCTTCGCCGACAAAGTGACCAAGATGTACGGCTGA
- a CDS encoding enoyl-CoA hydratase/isomerase family protein: MAKIVTLNMLEGGIAHIVIDTPDSKLNVLSQEFFAEFTATMDALEARTDVRGLVVSSGKEDCFFAGADVKEIRFLQTRPAQEIYQACKSGRDAVNRLSKLPYPTVAAISGTCLGGGLELTLACKYRVASTNPKTQLGVPEVLLGFIPGWGGTVRLPRLLGLQDGFTMISTGNKSDATKAWRQGLVDETTAQTALLTRAIEIARGAKPNRYNKSFQQKAMEYGLSTPAGRMLFQKQATNIIMSQTRGKYPAPLEALKVILKTWGMPEDKAFEIECQAFARLATSAVSRSLVGIFFAETESKKMPEGVKPSITVKTVGVIGAGVMGAGIAQSAAYAGYRVVLKDIDQAALDKGMNAIKELFDGLVAKRKMSRAEADMKYGAVKGTLAYADMADCDLVIEAVVEKMGVKKAVIAECEKVITKPFIFGTNTSSLSVNEMARAATNPANVVGLHFFNPVHKMKLVEVVAADTSSDETVAAAKAFGMKVGKTTVVTGDGPGFVVNRILSPYMKESIQLLLEGVPADQIDKAATRFGMPMGPIALMDEVGLDIVSHVIKVMHAALGDRLAPPSIIATIEQHKLLGKKGGKGLYLYDEKGKRAGLNPDIQAVLTAAPKTMSESAIQDRLFLPMVNEAALCLSEGVITEPSQLDLAMIFGSGFAPFLGGVLGYADSIGVRTVYQKLNHLSKVAGANYKPAKLIADKAAKGEAFYPRG, translated from the coding sequence ATGGCTAAAATCGTCACTCTCAATATGCTGGAAGGAGGTATCGCACACATCGTGATCGATACTCCCGACAGCAAACTCAATGTCCTGTCGCAGGAGTTCTTCGCCGAATTCACTGCCACCATGGACGCTCTCGAGGCCCGTACTGATGTGCGCGGTCTCGTTGTTTCTTCGGGCAAGGAAGACTGCTTCTTTGCCGGCGCCGACGTGAAGGAGATTCGTTTCCTTCAGACTCGTCCCGCTCAGGAGATCTACCAGGCTTGCAAGAGCGGTCGCGATGCCGTCAATCGTCTCTCCAAGCTGCCGTACCCGACTGTCGCTGCCATCAGCGGCACCTGTCTGGGCGGCGGTCTGGAGCTGACTCTGGCGTGCAAGTATCGCGTCGCTTCCACCAATCCCAAGACTCAGCTGGGTGTGCCCGAGGTTCTTCTCGGCTTCATTCCGGGCTGGGGTGGTACTGTCCGCCTGCCGCGCCTTCTGGGCCTGCAGGATGGCTTCACCATGATTTCCACCGGCAACAAGTCGGATGCCACCAAGGCCTGGCGTCAGGGTCTCGTCGATGAGACCACTGCGCAGACCGCTCTGCTCACCCGCGCCATCGAGATCGCGCGCGGCGCCAAGCCCAACCGCTACAACAAGTCCTTCCAGCAGAAGGCGATGGAGTACGGTCTGAGCACTCCGGCTGGTCGCATGCTCTTCCAGAAGCAGGCCACCAACATCATCATGTCCCAGACCCGGGGCAAGTATCCGGCTCCGCTGGAAGCTCTCAAGGTCATTCTCAAGACCTGGGGCATGCCGGAGGACAAGGCATTTGAAATCGAGTGCCAGGCGTTTGCGCGCCTTGCTACCTCGGCTGTGTCTCGTTCGCTGGTCGGCATTTTCTTTGCCGAGACCGAGTCCAAGAAGATGCCGGAAGGCGTCAAGCCTTCGATCACCGTCAAGACAGTCGGCGTCATCGGCGCTGGTGTCATGGGTGCTGGTATCGCTCAGTCCGCTGCCTATGCGGGTTACCGCGTGGTGCTCAAGGACATCGACCAGGCTGCTCTGGACAAGGGCATGAACGCCATCAAGGAACTCTTCGATGGTCTGGTGGCGAAGCGCAAGATGAGCCGTGCTGAAGCCGACATGAAGTACGGCGCCGTCAAGGGCACCCTCGCTTATGCCGACATGGCTGACTGCGATCTGGTTATTGAAGCCGTGGTCGAAAAGATGGGCGTCAAGAAGGCCGTTATCGCCGAGTGCGAGAAGGTCATCACCAAGCCGTTCATCTTCGGCACCAACACGTCTTCGCTTTCGGTCAACGAAATGGCTCGCGCTGCGACCAACCCCGCCAACGTCGTCGGACTGCACTTCTTCAACCCGGTGCACAAGATGAAGCTGGTGGAAGTCGTCGCTGCCGACACCAGCTCGGATGAGACTGTGGCTGCCGCCAAGGCCTTCGGCATGAAGGTGGGCAAGACCACTGTGGTCACTGGCGACGGCCCCGGCTTTGTCGTCAACCGCATCCTCTCGCCTTACATGAAGGAGTCCATCCAGCTCCTGCTCGAAGGCGTCCCGGCTGACCAGATCGACAAGGCGGCTACCCGCTTTGGCATGCCCATGGGTCCCATCGCGCTGATGGACGAAGTCGGCCTCGACATCGTCTCCCACGTGATCAAGGTGATGCACGCTGCTCTGGGTGATCGCCTGGCGCCGCCGAGCATCATCGCCACCATTGAGCAGCACAAGCTGCTCGGCAAGAAGGGTGGCAAGGGCCTCTATCTCTACGACGAGAAGGGCAAGCGCGCTGGTCTCAACCCCGACATCCAGGCGGTGCTCACGGCAGCGCCCAAGACGATGTCGGAAAGCGCGATTCAGGACCGCCTCTTCCTGCCCATGGTCAACGAAGCGGCACTCTGCCTCTCCGAAGGCGTGATCACCGAGCCGTCCCAGCTAGACCTGGCGATGATCTTTGGTTCGGGATTCGCGCCCTTCCTCGGTGGTGTGCTGGGCTACGCTGATTCCATCGGCGTGCGCACGGTCTACCAGAAGCTCAACCACCTCTCCAAGGTGGCTGGAGCCAACTACAAGCCCGCCAAGTTGATTGCCGACAAGGCGGCAAAGGGAGAGGCTTTTTACCCCCGCGGGTAA
- a CDS encoding tetratricopeptide repeat protein, whose translation MSTYTTSRLARYLSASVITLTLIGASGTLGGCTYLGKAKPGVSEKLEFDLRDLGLEPRNTDPMKEPSADAKNDVSAWSNIGTEYEKQGKYDYAVKAFTKCAEMVPGDKFYWHAIAHNEQRLDHFKQSAQAFRKALELDCNDIYTMASLAFMDQQLARDKESRLLYVSALSLKSDFGEAWSGIVNILHRIAEPQFAEQVERLRSNPNEPFNLTMADSLNEYYLTNHPKTDDEYYAYLCNRGYIQMRRFQVKLAEATFKSVMEAKPGTFEAHRAAIGLGTLYQRAGRDEEAIAVLNKLIEESPKQPEAWYNLALIYKRNNNLEEAVSKLGKATSYAPDHVGWSNMFQHWLELQRQQRQSQSQSQSQSKS comes from the coding sequence TTGTCTACTTATACAACCTCCAGGCTCGCTCGTTACCTCAGTGCCAGTGTAATAACTCTGACTCTTATAGGTGCCAGTGGTACGCTTGGAGGTTGTACTTATCTGGGCAAGGCAAAGCCAGGCGTTAGTGAAAAACTGGAGTTTGATCTGCGTGATCTGGGTCTAGAACCTCGCAACACAGATCCCATGAAAGAGCCTTCAGCTGATGCTAAAAACGACGTCAGTGCCTGGTCAAATATTGGCACTGAATACGAAAAGCAAGGCAAGTACGATTACGCAGTCAAAGCTTTTACTAAATGCGCTGAGATGGTGCCCGGCGACAAATTTTACTGGCATGCGATAGCTCATAATGAGCAGCGCCTCGATCATTTCAAGCAATCGGCACAAGCCTTTAGAAAGGCTCTGGAGCTTGATTGCAACGACATTTATACAATGGCATCATTGGCTTTTATGGACCAGCAACTGGCCCGCGATAAAGAATCGCGTTTGCTTTACGTCAGTGCTCTCAGTCTCAAGAGTGACTTTGGCGAAGCCTGGTCAGGTATCGTCAATATTTTGCACCGCATTGCTGAGCCGCAATTCGCCGAGCAGGTAGAGAGATTGCGCTCCAATCCCAATGAGCCCTTCAATTTGACTATGGCTGATTCTCTCAATGAGTATTACCTGACTAATCATCCTAAAACAGATGATGAGTATTATGCCTATCTCTGCAATCGTGGTTACATCCAGATGCGCCGGTTTCAAGTAAAGCTGGCTGAAGCCACCTTTAAGAGTGTTATGGAGGCTAAGCCGGGGACCTTTGAAGCTCATCGCGCAGCGATTGGATTGGGTACCCTCTATCAGCGTGCTGGAAGAGACGAAGAAGCTATTGCGGTCTTGAATAAGTTGATTGAAGAAAGTCCCAAGCAGCCTGAAGCCTGGTACAACCTGGCTTTGATTTATAAGCGCAATAACAATCTGGAAGAAGCCGTAAGTAAATTGGGCAAAGCAACATCTTATGCCCCAGATCACGTTGGCTGGTCGAATATGTTTCAACATTGGCTAGAATTGCAGCGTCAGCAGCGGCAGTCCCAGTCCCAGTCCCAGTCCCAATCCAAATCATAG
- a CDS encoding serine/threonine protein kinase codes for MNPSEPSEVSDITLWKTCNRCGLFVDACSCPGGHAQSDKNTSEPVILASGEIIGGVYQVIRRLGTGGMSTVYLCRHMLTDDLFAIKMLNLDISLDEEARKRFDREAMAMASLWHDNLVGLKGHGYSESGQTYFVMDFLDGKSLAAVLAKEGRLEQKRALKIFLQICRAMAHAHGAGIVHRDIKPGNIFLLDDSSGGDFVKVLDFGIAKLSRPPGESSITLTQHGQVLGSPRYMSPEQCLSGSLDYRSDIYSLGCVMYHVLAGVTPFDGAHSLAILFKQVNEEPRRISALFDGSELPRDKASLKDEIDAQETTQQITLNQLQHSSVPEVKISPELDAIIMKTLNKAPQDRYQSMEQLANDLQKMLLN; via the coding sequence ATGAATCCATCGGAACCAAGTGAAGTCAGTGATATAACGCTCTGGAAAACCTGCAACCGCTGTGGTCTCTTTGTGGATGCTTGCAGTTGTCCGGGTGGTCATGCTCAGTCAGACAAAAACACTTCCGAGCCCGTTATCCTTGCTTCTGGTGAGATTATTGGTGGTGTTTATCAGGTGATTCGCAGGCTCGGCACTGGAGGCATGTCCACAGTTTATTTGTGTCGGCACATGCTCACCGATGATCTCTTTGCTATCAAGATGCTCAATCTTGATATTTCGCTTGATGAAGAAGCTCGCAAACGATTTGATCGAGAGGCGATGGCTATGGCCAGTCTCTGGCACGACAATCTAGTCGGACTAAAGGGGCATGGCTACAGCGAGAGCGGTCAGACTTATTTTGTTATGGATTTTTTGGATGGCAAAAGTCTCGCTGCTGTGCTGGCTAAAGAAGGGCGTCTTGAGCAGAAGCGCGCACTCAAAATATTTTTGCAAATCTGTCGGGCAATGGCTCACGCTCATGGCGCGGGCATAGTCCACCGTGATATCAAGCCGGGCAATATATTTTTGTTGGATGATAGTAGTGGTGGCGATTTTGTTAAGGTGCTTGATTTTGGTATAGCCAAGTTGAGCCGCCCGCCAGGCGAATCGAGCATTACACTGACACAGCATGGTCAGGTTTTGGGTAGTCCGCGTTATATGAGTCCAGAGCAGTGTTTATCTGGATCGCTAGATTATCGCAGCGATATTTATAGCCTGGGTTGTGTGATGTATCATGTGCTAGCTGGTGTAACTCCTTTTGATGGGGCTCATTCACTGGCGATATTGTTTAAGCAAGTCAACGAAGAACCACGTCGCATCAGCGCTTTGTTTGATGGATCGGAGCTGCCCAGAGATAAGGCTTCGTTAAAAGATGAGATTGATGCGCAAGAAACTACCCAACAGATTACTTTGAATCAGTTGCAACATAGTAGTGTCCCTGAGGTGAAAATTTCACCAGAGCTGGATGCTATCATTATGAAAACATTGAACAAGGCGCCCCAGGATCGTTATCAATCGATGGAGCAGCTGGCTAATGATTTGCAAAAGATGTTGTTGAATTGA
- a CDS encoding thiolase family protein, producing MKSRNPHTRIYLLSGSRTPVGSFGRTLRNVPVDKLAGHVMVNAIRRAGVDANSIDHVILGHGYQSSYTPNTGRFAWLRAGLPAGTPAMTVQRQCGSGMEAVNLGMDMIALDRAELVIAGGAESMSTVPYLIPGEYRWSGPISKYLKFTKLGPRPVPFALADNGLAPTKLLKDQQSIAMAQTAQNLADAYNVSREAADEYALRSQTLAANAIKSGRFDVEIDPIEVPGRGFFARDEHPRKTSKEALAGLGPVLGTRVITAGNASGLNDGACALVLASEHKVAELGVKPLAELVDHVSVGVTPEQMGIGPVEAIKALLARNDLTLADIDLVELNEAFAVQYLSCEKLLELDREKVNVNGGAIAMGHPIGMSGARLILTLAHELKARNKKYGIAALCIGGGMGIATLVRNPDAQA from the coding sequence ATGAAATCTCGGAATCCCCACACTCGGATTTATCTTCTTTCTGGCAGCCGCACGCCCGTAGGGTCGTTCGGCCGTACGCTTCGCAATGTCCCTGTGGACAAGCTGGCCGGTCACGTGATGGTCAACGCCATCCGCCGCGCTGGTGTCGACGCGAATAGCATTGACCACGTCATCCTCGGTCATGGCTATCAGAGCTCCTACACCCCCAACACCGGCCGCTTCGCCTGGCTGCGTGCAGGTCTGCCCGCTGGTACGCCGGCGATGACCGTGCAGCGTCAGTGCGGCTCGGGCATGGAAGCAGTCAACCTCGGTATGGACATGATCGCGCTTGACCGCGCCGAGCTTGTCATCGCCGGCGGTGCCGAATCCATGTCGACGGTACCCTATCTGATCCCCGGCGAATATCGCTGGTCCGGTCCGATCTCCAAGTACCTCAAGTTTACCAAGCTCGGACCGCGCCCTGTGCCGTTTGCACTGGCCGACAACGGGCTTGCTCCCACCAAGCTGCTCAAGGACCAGCAGTCCATCGCCATGGCGCAGACTGCTCAAAACCTGGCGGATGCATACAATGTCAGTCGCGAAGCGGCCGACGAATATGCGCTGCGCAGCCAGACCCTTGCCGCCAACGCCATCAAGTCCGGTCGTTTCGATGTCGAAATCGATCCCATCGAGGTGCCCGGTCGCGGCTTCTTCGCTCGCGATGAGCATCCGCGTAAGACCTCCAAGGAGGCTCTTGCCGGTCTCGGTCCCGTGCTCGGCACCCGCGTCATCACCGCCGGTAATGCCTCCGGTCTCAACGATGGCGCCTGCGCTCTCGTGCTCGCCTCTGAGCACAAGGTCGCCGAACTCGGCGTCAAGCCCCTGGCTGAGCTGGTCGACCATGTGTCGGTCGGTGTCACGCCGGAGCAGATGGGCATCGGCCCGGTCGAAGCGATCAAGGCTCTGCTTGCCCGCAACGACCTGACCCTGGCTGATATCGACCTGGTCGAACTGAACGAAGCCTTTGCTGTGCAGTACCTCTCTTGCGAGAAGCTCCTGGAGCTGGATCGCGAGAAGGTCAACGTCAATGGCGGCGCCATTGCCATGGGTCACCCCATCGGCATGTCCGGTGCTCGCCTGATCCTGACGCTCGCTCATGAGCTCAAGGCGCGCAACAAGAAGTACGGCATCGCTGCACTCTGCATCGGTGGCGGTATGGGTATTGCCACCCTGGTGCGCAACCCTGACGCTCAGGCCTAA
- a CDS encoding plasmid pRiA4b ORF-3 family protein: MSPAKKPTSKVTPIKRKAEQSSYYQVKVMLESCPLPVWRRLVMRSDAPLSLVHEILQVVVGWGNNHTHLFITSKTQYGAPNPDMPKVQDHHHIRLSEVMKKIGDAMVYDYDLSETWHHNIVLEEIIPTNDTSMLARCLMGKRACPPEDVGGPIGYARFLEAIEDPLHEDHQDDLDWIECDFDPDAFDARLANMRLELMEDQIREGEIVSV, translated from the coding sequence GTGAGCCCCGCCAAAAAGCCAACCAGCAAAGTCACTCCAATCAAACGCAAAGCAGAACAAAGCAGTTATTACCAGGTCAAAGTCATGCTTGAAAGCTGCCCTTTGCCAGTATGGAGAAGACTGGTTATGCGCTCTGATGCGCCCCTGTCTCTTGTCCACGAAATTTTGCAGGTAGTAGTGGGTTGGGGCAACAATCACACCCATCTTTTTATCACCAGTAAAACTCAGTACGGTGCCCCCAATCCAGACATGCCAAAAGTCCAGGACCATCATCATATAAGACTATCTGAAGTGATGAAAAAAATTGGCGACGCTATGGTCTACGACTATGACTTAAGTGAGACCTGGCACCACAATATTGTCCTTGAAGAAATTATTCCAACAAATGACACCTCTATGCTCGCTCGCTGCCTTATGGGCAAACGCGCATGCCCACCCGAGGATGTCGGCGGACCAATTGGTTATGCCAGATTTTTAGAGGCAATAGAAGATCCGCTACACGAAGATCATCAAGACGATCTCGACTGGATCGAATGCGACTTCGATCCCGATGCATTTGACGCCAGACTGGCTAATATGCGCCTGGAACTAATGGAAGACCAGATTAGAGAAGGCGAAATCGTTTCAGTTTAA
- a CDS encoding patatin-like phospholipase family protein gives MLISSGGSRAILAGAGVVLACHHAGITNWKSIGGISGGSLPTAFTASGMDAKTAVATALDVDFASLLTRRGGMLKILFASLMQRRYEKTRPRFGVLSSEKLGGFIEGKVPTWPSKYWTMACVGDDQLIFTKTGVHLRQADGTYRLLATEAGPLGAAIRGSCAVPGIIDAVPLEASGEKYWLHDGALSKENRTPVSVPERFYGARPHDIIVCDVGDGDADSKWSRMKLRWWKVICGELCLPPHEPEPLSNDNGYIMIQPTEFNFSSLQFTLTRDQKWQAVMSGYMGAVPSLKAAGLLTGDRLAVAERLVEEFQDMVAYCKQSRARPGLLSTRTEALLTSAGLW, from the coding sequence TTGCTTATTTCCAGCGGCGGGTCCAGGGCTATTCTTGCAGGAGCAGGCGTAGTTCTTGCGTGCCATCACGCTGGGATCACTAACTGGAAGTCCATCGGAGGTATCAGCGGCGGGTCTTTGCCCACTGCTTTTACTGCCTCTGGCATGGACGCTAAAACCGCTGTCGCTACAGCGCTCGATGTCGACTTCGCGAGTCTTTTGACCCGGCGCGGCGGCATGTTGAAAATTCTCTTTGCCTCCCTGATGCAGCGTCGGTACGAAAAAACTCGTCCTCGCTTCGGAGTTCTTAGCTCCGAAAAACTGGGTGGCTTCATCGAGGGCAAGGTTCCGACCTGGCCTTCAAAGTATTGGACGATGGCCTGTGTCGGCGACGATCAGCTCATCTTCACCAAAACGGGAGTGCATCTGCGTCAAGCTGATGGCACTTACCGCCTCCTTGCCACTGAAGCCGGCCCTCTGGGTGCAGCTATCCGTGGCAGCTGTGCTGTCCCTGGCATCATCGATGCTGTCCCCTTGGAAGCATCTGGTGAAAAGTACTGGCTGCATGACGGGGCACTCTCCAAAGAAAACCGCACCCCGGTCAGCGTACCGGAGCGTTTTTATGGAGCCCGTCCGCACGACATCATCGTCTGCGATGTGGGCGATGGTGACGCAGACAGCAAATGGAGCCGCATGAAGTTGCGCTGGTGGAAGGTCATCTGTGGTGAGCTTTGCTTGCCGCCGCATGAGCCCGAGCCCCTGTCCAACGACAACGGCTACATCATGATCCAGCCCACCGAGTTCAACTTCAGCTCGCTGCAGTTCACGCTCACGCGTGACCAGAAGTGGCAGGCTGTCATGTCTGGATACATGGGCGCTGTCCCCAGTCTCAAGGCCGCAGGTCTGCTTACCGGTGATCGCCTCGCGGTTGCCGAAAGGCTCGTGGAAGAATTCCAGGATATGGTTGCTTACTGCAAGCAGTCGCGCGCCAGACCTGGTCTACTCTCAACGCGGACGGAAGCTCTGCTCACGTCTGCTGGTTTGTGGTGA